A window of the Janthinobacterium agaricidamnosum NBRC 102515 = DSM 9628 genome harbors these coding sequences:
- a CDS encoding lantibiotic dehydratase, which translates to MSTSSTLVPYVVVRANNLPLDSLSALMGAQQSEQRLAALHTARERLDAMRGQVCALLFELASTGCAEYRLMIAAKRAIFSRAAIASVLARFGKLLASHDALLPWLRQAQAVQQQEAALLALFDRATEDARAAARVLVRQPSFLQGLAMTRGQVYRAALAYAGSVSVQGKKALNDEETLFRYLTRGIAKVSPFSSFTSVGFAPLQAGAEERATLLRSRRSEDRFSLDRATLMKLFERFLLRHYAHWRFRLTENCREVDGEQHYYLFGDRADVYPYRTSFSKTRFPNVALFAAEDGQPGWLSWNTIAQRLPAGADPAAVLQKWLMAGVLNFQPRLDEESAHLLQDFLAIARSVAATDASAAPVAEVLAEMDTAYRQFPGADPATLFERVDALHGGLQTLSALLGWPLVKTGGLVYHDSYLPELAPLSEAMVGNYGAQIREFVAHYLGYNFNSGYSDAMLATLRAALAGGRTMKVFDFYELVQQTVARHAADRVQPESKTLRLIGLYEQIWARRGAAEIVLDAVPAAPARGISFAAYGHLMDGCFVLNNIDSGYLRCYSRFFTFGASGDVLEQCRAAYGAELEEAYDIYDTFGFNTAFRPRICGRRIWLDGAPDSGGADVRLSELSVHWPEQAAYPVLSAGPGGRPVHLRQTGLFVKELYPRLLEMLMRFSMADAPCYFAFRFGLHKMVADAGQRGVIRIPRIRYRDVVLSRQQWWVDRDSLPQRAAGEEAARYLLRLDAWRRAHGLPQRVFLRRHLAAKVLDRDVSNGKKPVLLDFAAPIMARMTGRMFSSAFDLASLEEVLPDSDNAYASHGGQRYASEIIFEVTPGTPTL; encoded by the coding sequence ATGAGTACATCCTCGACGCTGGTGCCGTACGTGGTGGTGCGCGCCAATAATCTGCCGCTCGACAGCCTGTCCGCGCTGATGGGGGCGCAGCAATCGGAACAGCGGCTGGCCGCGCTGCACACGGCCAGGGAGCGGCTCGACGCCATGCGCGGGCAGGTGTGCGCGCTGCTGTTCGAGCTGGCGTCCACCGGCTGCGCCGAGTATCGCCTGATGATCGCTGCCAAGCGCGCCATCTTCAGCCGCGCCGCCATCGCGTCGGTGCTGGCGCGCTTCGGCAAGTTACTGGCAAGCCATGACGCGCTGCTGCCCTGGCTGCGCCAGGCACAGGCGGTGCAGCAGCAGGAAGCGGCGCTGCTGGCGCTGTTCGATCGCGCCACGGAGGATGCGCGCGCCGCCGCGCGCGTCCTGGTGCGCCAGCCCAGCTTCCTGCAAGGACTGGCGATGACGCGCGGCCAGGTCTATCGCGCCGCGCTGGCCTACGCCGGCAGCGTCAGCGTGCAGGGCAAGAAAGCGCTGAACGACGAGGAAACGCTGTTTCGCTACCTGACCCGCGGCATTGCCAAGGTCAGTCCATTCTCGTCGTTCACCTCGGTGGGCTTCGCGCCCTTGCAGGCAGGTGCCGAGGAACGCGCCACGCTGCTTCGCTCGCGCCGCAGCGAGGATCGTTTCAGCCTGGATCGGGCGACCTTGATGAAGCTGTTCGAGCGGTTTCTGCTGCGCCATTACGCGCACTGGCGTTTCCGCCTGACAGAAAACTGCCGCGAGGTCGATGGCGAACAGCACTATTACCTGTTCGGTGATCGTGCCGATGTCTATCCTTACCGTACCTCGTTCAGCAAGACGCGCTTTCCGAACGTGGCCTTGTTCGCCGCCGAGGACGGCCAACCGGGCTGGCTGTCCTGGAATACCATTGCGCAGCGGCTGCCGGCGGGCGCCGATCCCGCCGCGGTGCTGCAAAAATGGCTGATGGCGGGGGTGTTGAACTTTCAGCCCCGCCTCGACGAGGAAAGTGCCCACCTGCTGCAGGACTTTCTGGCCATCGCCCGCAGCGTCGCCGCAACTGATGCGTCGGCGGCGCCGGTGGCAGAGGTACTGGCGGAGATGGACACGGCATACAGACAATTTCCAGGCGCCGATCCGGCCACGCTGTTCGAGCGGGTCGACGCCTTGCACGGCGGGCTGCAAACCCTGTCCGCGCTGCTCGGCTGGCCGCTGGTCAAAACCGGCGGCCTGGTATATCACGACAGCTACCTGCCCGAGCTGGCCCCGCTGTCGGAGGCGATGGTGGGCAATTACGGCGCGCAGATCCGCGAATTCGTCGCGCACTACCTCGGCTACAACTTCAACAGCGGCTATTCGGATGCGATGCTGGCCACGCTGCGCGCGGCGCTGGCCGGCGGCCGCACGATGAAGGTGTTCGACTTCTATGAACTGGTACAGCAGACCGTGGCGCGCCATGCTGCCGACCGGGTGCAACCCGAGAGCAAGACGCTGCGCCTGATCGGCTTGTACGAGCAGATCTGGGCGCGCCGCGGCGCCGCCGAGATCGTGCTCGACGCCGTGCCCGCCGCGCCGGCGCGCGGCATCTCCTTCGCCGCTTACGGCCACCTGATGGACGGCTGCTTTGTGCTCAATAATATCGATAGCGGCTACTTGCGCTGTTATTCGCGTTTCTTCACCTTCGGCGCGTCCGGCGACGTGCTGGAGCAGTGCCGCGCCGCCTATGGCGCCGAGCTCGAGGAGGCCTACGATATTTATGACACCTTCGGCTTCAACACCGCCTTCCGGCCGCGCATCTGCGGCCGCCGCATCTGGCTCGATGGCGCGCCGGACAGCGGCGGCGCCGATGTCCGGCTCTCCGAGCTAAGTGTGCACTGGCCCGAGCAAGCGGCTTATCCGGTGTTGAGCGCCGGGCCCGGCGGCCGGCCGGTACACCTGCGCCAGACCGGCCTGTTCGTCAAGGAACTGTACCCGCGCCTGCTGGAGATGCTGATGCGTTTCAGCATGGCCGACGCGCCGTGCTATTTCGCCTTCCGTTTCGGACTGCACAAGATGGTGGCCGATGCCGGCCAGCGCGGCGTCATCCGGATTCCGCGCATCCGCTACCGCGATGTGGTGCTGTCGCGCCAGCAGTGGTGGGTCGACCGGGACAGCCTGCCGCAGCGCGCCGCCGGCGAAGAGGCGGCCCGCTATCTGCTGCGCCTCGACGCCTGGCGCCGCGCGCATGGCTTGCCGCAGCGCGTGTTCCTGCGGCGTCACCTGGCCGCCAAGGTGCTCGACCGCGACGTTTCCAACGGCAAGAAACCGGTGCTGCTGGACTTCGCGGCGCCGATCATGGCGCGCATGACTGGCCGTATGTTCTCCAGCGCGTTCGACCTGGCCTCGCTCGAGGAAGTGCTGCCCGACAGCGACAACGCGTATGCATCCCATGGCGGCCAGCGCTACGCCAGCGAAATCATCTTTGAAGTAACCCCGGGTACGCCCACCTTGTGA